The Watersipora subatra chromosome 7, tzWatSuba1.1, whole genome shotgun sequence genomic interval acaaACTACTCGAGTTCAAGTCTTCAAAAGGGTGTGATCTAAAAGATCAAATGATAAGCTAGCATACTAACACACATGAAAAATGCTTTACCAAAATCATTAGTTGGTCAGTTTGAGTAACTAACTTTGAATCTCTAGTTTCTAAGTAACATTCTCGTctcttgtacatgtatatgtattctaGTACCTAAGGCAGAGTTGTTTGTgtatagagaagacaactaacGGCATTGCGTATACATGTATGACTTGACTTAGTGAATGGAAGTAACAATACGTTATGAAATTGTGTTTCGTTTTGCTAGTAGATGTCAATTAATTTAGGCCCTAAAGTTGCTTAATATTTTTGCTTATAAAAAAAGTTTCAGGTAGTGTCAGAGCGACGCTGGAGTTGTCAATTCATGCATGGAAAAATATGGAGTGTAAAACAGCCATCATATGAAAATAGTCAACATTTTCGACTAAGTATTGTCAATCAAAACAGGTAGATTCTGGCTTACAAAATTTCGTAACTGCATGAAGCTAAATTATAGATAAGTAGCATTTTTATAGATTAGGCATTTTTTGATGATTTGCAATGTGCCATTCTTGTATTGATATTGAAATCATTGAAGCAAACAGTTTTCATTTAGTCCAGACTCTGTATTTTTAGTATTATTAATGAACTAGAGGAATGCCCAGTCTTGCAGGGTAATACAAAACAGCTTACAAATAGCTTATATGACGGTGCGCCTTGAAAACTATTTTGTGATAAATTAAACTTACATTTATGCCAAACTAGTTGAATGCTTAGCGtagcacgggtattaaaaacagcttataaacagtggaaggtaatgtagttgtcattggctaatttgagtaagttagtatccgtattgctaaacttactgataagagccgtgagagcaaactTTAGTGACGTTACGCATAACACAGAGTCGTTATGAGTATTTTAACTAATGTAATGACTAGATGCCCAGAGAATCCATTGCATCTTTTGTGGCCTAATGGGTTAAATTGTTGTCTTGTGTGGACTGGTGGTTTGAAGTTTTAATCCGCTGGGATGTGAATTTTCAGTAGCTAGATTTTAACCCCTATATCTGGACATACACACAACACTCggactttaagatttatatggATAAAAAACAACATAGACTTATTAGCCAGAGTTTGCATGAAGCAAAATTAACTCAGCTGCAGTGTTACTATGACCTTATATTGTTTTGTCACAATATGCATTCTATTACATTGTGTTATAATATGACATAACACCACTGCAGAAAAACTAAACATTAAGTTACTGtgttataatatgatataacacTTTTGCATTACGACttgaaaacattttatacatgtaagatCAGGTCTTTACTGTTGTATAGTGCATCCGCTTGGCACACAATCTTACCATCTACATGTACAGAAAGACTAGAGCAGATTCAATGTAGTGCATCAAAAATCATTTACCCTGACATGTGCCATGGGAATAAACTAGCTTTGCTTTCACTACCTCTGTTGAACGATTTTATTTTTGCTGTTTATGCAAATCGTTTTAAACGTGTTTGTAGTAATCCTGACCATCTCCTGAATCAAAGAATTGATTTTAATAATCTCAGGAGGTTTTCTCGTGTAACAGACATACGCTCTGTTTACTGCCCTGAGATAACACACACTCAGAAAAGATCAAAGAGTTTTTTCCAGTTTCGTAAAGAAACTTTTTAACAATGACAACAACTATACATAATTAAGTGAGCACAATCATTTCAATAATGTCAaccatataaatattttattacatgtataaataagGAGAgggaataaattatttttacccTTTGCATCATAATATGACAATACATATCTAACAACTATACATAATATGGTTTTTAGGCTCGCAAAGCTCATGACTCATGCGTGTGCCAAGAATGTGTCCCACAAATGGTGCAGGCTCTACTGTTCGTACTTGTTATTGGCAGGTGGCTTTTGCCTAAACCCAAGTCACTTACAAAGTAAGTAGGAACCGAAGGTTTCTATTATTCATTTGtcatttttacagttgtttgagcTGGTTTTATTGGTTATTGTAGCGTTTGAAGATGAAAATACACAAAATTTTGGttagttttatcaaatattagtagtatttttttatcagttcaaattatttttgatgtttgaggtggtcttattgccaagatgtttcaagattaaaattgataaaacatgatcgtggttaaaacgctctgATCAAGCGAAATTATGATTTGACATcaatagttgcaaagagactaacagaatagagacatggAATTCTGCAACTTCAAGACAATAGCCGGTATCAACTAtggcaatgatagcaactagtgacttcATTGCGCACATATTTTACTTTTGAGCACTTTAATTGTaatgaagttttgttgattttaatcttgaaacatcctggccatcagatcacctcaaacaccaaaaataattttaaatgatagaaaatttcctactaatttttgataaaatctacggaacttttgtgtaagttcatctttaatataGCCAATCAAACCTTTTCAGTTTTTGTCAGCAAGCATTATAAGCGACCATTGCTAAATTGATCTGATGTTAATAGTTTGTTCTACCTACTTGTCACGCACCCTAAACATCATCTTTTGCTATTACACAACATAAAATATAGTTTATCTTATTCTCATGAAACAGTATAAACTCTTCTATCTATTCATCAACTTCATATTATTTgtttcatatatataatatattcatattatttgttttatatatacaatatattcatattatttgttttatatataatatattcatattatttgttttatatatataatatattcatattatttgttttatatgtagaatatattcatattatttgttttacatatataatatattcatattattattcaactttatatttcatattttaactATAAATCATTCAACAATTTAATGCAGAACCgttttcttaaaaaattcaCATAACCTTGTTTGATAAGAGCACTCAAATCattttgtataatatttttGGAGTCGAGGGTAACTCTTCTGCTAGCGAAAATATTATGCTCTGATGTGAGAAAATATATGCTCTGATATGAGATTCTTTTACAGTGATCAGAAGGCTCAGCTGCTTCTAGTCAACATTGCAGTTGCTGCCGATATCCTTGAGCTGTTTGAGTTGCTTAAGGAAGATGAAGTGATAAAGAGATTTGAGTTGGTTTGTGCCGTTCTTTTTGTGTGGACTGGATCACTACTGCAGGTAGGCTTTATATCACTGCTGCAGGTAGGCTTCATATCACTACTGCAGGTAGGCTTTATATCACTACTGCAGGTAGGCTTTATATCACTACTGCAGGTAGGCTATATATCACTACTGCAGGCAGGCTTTATATCACTGCTGCAGGTAGGCTTTATATCACTGCTGCAAATAGGCTTTATATCACTACTGCAGGTAGGCTTTATATCTCTACTGCAGGTAGGCTTTATAATACTACTGCAGGTAGGCTTTATATCACTACTGCAGGTAGGCTTTATATCACTGCTGCAGGTAGGCTTTATATCACTACTGCAGGTAGGCTTCATATCAATACTGCAGGTAGGCTTTATATCACTACTGCAGGTAGGCTTTATATCACTACTGCAGGTAGGCTTTATATCACTACTGCAGGTAGGCTTTATATCACTGCTGCATGTAGGTTTTATATCACTGCTGCAGGTAGGCTTTATATCACTACTGCAGGTAGGCTTTATATCACTACTGCAGGTAGGCTTTATATCACTACTGCAGGTAGGCTTTATATCACTACTGCAGGTAGGCTTTATATCACTACTGCAGGTAGGCTTTATATCACTACTGCAGGTAGGCTTTATATCACTACTGCAGGTAGGCTTTATATCACTACTGCAGGTAGGCTTTATATCACTGCTGCATGTAGGTTTTATATCACTGCTGCAGGTAGGCTTTATATCACTACTGCAGGTAGGCTTTATATCACTACTGCAGGTAGGCTTTATATCACTACTGCAGGTAGGCTTTATATCACTACTGCAGGTAGGCTTTATATCACTGCTGCATGTAGGTTTTATATCACTGCTGCAGGTAGGCTTTATATCATTACTGCAGGTAGGCTTCATATCAATACTGCAGGTAGGCTTTATAATACATAGAATGATTTAGCAAAGTTTTACTGACCATGCAGTTTATCAActtatttttctaccatttgcgattgttttcgaTATTGGAGGTGATCGACCGCCGGTatttttcatgattaaaattgacaaaaattgacCGCAGATAAACTGCTCCGAAAAAATAGATGCAAAACGACGTccctagttgctatcgttgcaatagttgatatcggctattgcgtttgAGTTGCAACGTTACAAGTCTCCATTTTATTGGTCtctgcaactatagatatcataatCGCATTTTCTCTTGATAAGCGTTTTAACCGGACTCAGTTTTAGtcatgaaacatcctggcagtcagatttcctcaaacataaaaaacaatcgcaaatggtagTAAAATAtccatactttctgataaaatcaaccaaaattttgtgtaagcttATCCATAAAGCGGGCAACATGTGCCATTTCTTAGAACAATTTTCGCCATAAACCAAATGCATCGTAGCTAAAATAGCAGaaaatctgtatatatatttctcaaagtatgtccgtttgtctgtctgcattccggctatagctattattagaatagctgtagctgaacaacaatgctgatgcaatgtcatGGCTTAccatcattagaagcctagcttactgcaattttccattggcaatgtgccaggctagtagcttgaaagttacagttgtttgaaaaagttttaaaacttttacagttgtttttatttttctcttaatttatttcagcgaCTCAAAAAactctctcatgatatgtagtttgaaagttagaaagggaaatgtttttatatgttaaatacaaagcaattttctgtccagacttttttattacccgggcaacgccgggtagcacagctagtgtttTCCATAAAGCTGCATAGCCATACCAAGCCTCAGAGGCACAGAATCAGCTGTCTTCTGACATCCAGAGAAATAAAACACTAATCTATTTAGGATGATCTTGAAGCTGTACTAAATAAATCTGCGCCGCTGTCAATGATGTCCAGTATGCACGTACATAGTTGGGCtgtcttttttctttttcctttAAATTGCAGTGATTTTTTATCCATGTAAGCTACACCCTCATGTAACTCACATAGATTGATGTGAGTATCCTGATATGGGAGACACACATCAATAAATTAAATAAGCAGATAGGATCTATGTCAGGCCTGATTAGTAGATGTTCTAAATTTTTACCAAGAAGTATTATGAAACTAATATACAAAACGCGTTTATTAACTCAAAAACTAGTTACTGTTTTGAGTCCTggagaaatgctccattttgttatttaaaaaaatactaatatcatAAAAGCGTCTAATGTGCATAATGTTTAATAAATCACTGCTAACTTATCTCGGTCCCTGTTTGCTCAGCTCTCTGTGTTGCCTGTTGACAAACTTCATCAGTATAAAATTCTCTtgatagctcattcaaaattttattcaagagATAAAAACCAAGAAGGATTCACATTATAACACTAGAATTTTATAAATCAATCTACCTTTactattattttatactgcttcaggtCAAAAAACAATCGAATACCGTGTACCATCACAATAgaacagtcttccaatagacttacgtaaaacctctgcatttactagttttagagtaAATAtgaaaagccatttgttaaacTTAGATTCCTGGAGGGAAGACCTGCTGTTTAAATTTGGGAATTCCTGTGGGCCcagcgcctcgactagctgcagtgctactgcgcatgtgggcctcatcaCGCCTTAACAATAGGAACTAAGCTTCATTATTTTGTTCAacctaatcaatattataactatatctttatttttgcttaatgttatatttctactaattgatgaaataaaacacatacacacacgcgcacacacacacactgcTCATTGTTTACCAAATAGGCTCTGCACCTCGATAGCCAAACTATTGTACACTGGAGCCTTCGCCAATGatttatgatttttatggtGCATTTTGCAGTAGTTGTCGTACTTCATGAGAatataaaattcaatttaaattaGCTTTTCTTCctgaaattaaatgaatttttttttcaaacatgATTTGGGAAAGTGAATTTCACTGGTAGATGTTCTAATTTGACAAGAAAAGCGCTATTTTACTCGAATGATTATGATATTCTGTAGTTTAGCagtaaaactgtttgtttagGAATCTTTAGGCTGAATACTCAAGTAATAAAGTACAAAAACTTCTTCAgtaaaattgaaagcttttttCGGTTATCATTTGTTTGATTGATCGGAACTTCGATAGAACAAATTATGTTCATGTTGttataaaatcaaatttgaaacCTTATTATCAATACACATTCATCATCACTTTATTTATAGTGTTACATATGCGATCTTGAGACAGCAGAAAATGTATTAAAAGCGCTGCCAAAATTTTAAAGGTATCAATAttgattaaaattgaaattaaGTTGAATTGAAATTGAATTAAATTGAGACAAATACAAAAGTTTTGTCATTGCATACTTAACACTATTTGTTGTAGTTTGGAATTGTCTCCACTGCTATCAATGAGAAAGGCTCAATGTGCTTCAAGTCAGAAATGTGGTCTCTCTTCACTCTCCTCTGCCTTGATGACCTCTCATTTCTACTACTTCGTCTCACTTGTATGAGCAACTTTGGAGTACGCAGCTACAATAGTTATTTCTTCATAGGCAAAAACATCCTTGTTCTCTTGCTCGATGTCAACAGGATTTATTCTCTCTTTCATGAAATGAGGAAAGAAGACAAAAACCGCTTTAATAGAACGAACACAAGGCGACTGACCCATATAAGACGCTGAGTATGATAGTGAGATCGCCTCTTAGCACCACTTTTAGCCAGACAGAAATCAGGCTGCTAAAATGAAGCCATAAGTTTTTATTCAGCAGTAAACTGCTTTTTGC includes:
- the LOC137399394 gene encoding transmembrane protein 26-like — translated: MDTKMEDTTIEEHETALVKVEDGKRSKSKYDKLKSFVYRSRNLIGALTARIIFVAVAIYCTAITAVGAVGESNVRLLLVAPYVLVILEVVIMFKYRKNTEWKWATPSIFSFLLCSVPPIWIIQVEIQQRYQHFQTSNASIYVEGCEDVGELVSQFTKNISVDSITELARKAHDSCVCQECVPQMVQALLFVLVIGRWLLPKPKSLTNDQKAQLLLVNIAVAADILELFELLKEDEVIKRFELVCAVLFVWTGSLLQFGIVSTAINEKGSMCFKSEMWSLFTLLCLDDLSFLLLRLTCMSNFGVRSYNSYFFIGKNILVLLLDVNRIYSLFHEMRKEDKNRFNRTNTRRLTHIRR